A genomic region of Pseudomonas sp. MPC6 contains the following coding sequences:
- the epd gene encoding erythrose-4-phosphate dehydrogenase: MPQPRPYKVALNGYGRIGRCVLRALFERGSTAGFEIVAINDLADMASIEYLTRFDSTHGRFPGEVKVDGDCLHINGDCVKVLRSATPEGIDWASLGVDLVLECSGAYHTREDGQRFLDAGAPRVLFSQPMASEADVDATIVYGVNQDCLTGDELLVSNASCTTNCGVPLLRLLDQAIGLEYVSITTIHSAMNDQPVIDAYHHEDLRRTRSAFQSVIPVSTGLARGIERLLPELAGRIQAKAVRVPTVNVSCLDITMQTVSDTDATEVNRILREAATHGPLKGLLAYTELPHASCDFNHDPHSAIVDASQTRVSGPRLVNILAWFDNEWGFANRMLDVAEHYLQTATKLSVS; the protein is encoded by the coding sequence GCTCGACGGCCGGGTTTGAAATTGTCGCGATCAACGATCTGGCTGACATGGCCAGCATCGAATACCTGACACGCTTCGACTCCACCCACGGGCGCTTTCCCGGCGAAGTGAAGGTCGATGGCGATTGTCTGCATATTAATGGCGACTGCGTGAAAGTCCTGCGCAGTGCCACCCCCGAAGGCATCGATTGGGCGTCGCTCGGCGTCGATCTGGTGCTGGAGTGCTCCGGCGCTTACCACACCCGTGAAGATGGCCAGCGTTTCCTCGACGCGGGCGCACCGCGGGTGCTGTTTTCCCAGCCGATGGCCAGCGAGGCGGATGTCGACGCCACCATCGTCTATGGCGTGAACCAGGATTGCCTGACCGGCGACGAGTTGCTGGTGTCCAATGCATCCTGCACCACCAACTGCGGCGTGCCGCTGTTGCGCCTGCTGGATCAGGCCATTGGTCTGGAATATGTATCGATCACCACCATCCATTCGGCGATGAACGACCAGCCGGTGATCGATGCCTATCATCACGAAGACCTGCGCCGCACCCGATCGGCGTTCCAGTCGGTGATTCCGGTGTCCACTGGTCTGGCGCGTGGCATCGAACGCCTGTTGCCGGAACTTGCCGGGCGAATTCAGGCCAAAGCCGTACGGGTGCCGACGGTTAACGTGTCTTGCCTCGATATTACGATGCAGACCGTCAGCGACACCGACGCCACCGAGGTCAACCGGATTCTGCGCGAGGCCGCCACCCATGGCCCGCTCAAAGGCCTGCTGGCCTACACCGAGTTGCCTCACGCAAGCTGTGATTTCAATCATGACCCCCATTCGGCCATCGTCGATGCCAGTCAGACCCGAGTTTCCGGCCCACGGCTGGTGAACATCCTGGCCTGGTTCGACAACGAATGGGGTTTTGCCAACCGAATGCTGGACGTTGCCGAGCACTATCTGCAAACAGCTACCAAGCTTTCAGTTTCTTAA